From Mytilus galloprovincialis chromosome 9, xbMytGall1.hap1.1, whole genome shotgun sequence, the proteins below share one genomic window:
- the LOC143046690 gene encoding uncharacterized protein LOC143046690, whose amino-acid sequence MSYRKDNNRWQNMIYLVFVFFTMSADANCPGGLPADLQNSMWIDGSNTLTFGTTTFSGFIFTDMGTIFDAFTCISNTDNVYVFGSDNSVSTPFSDPHYYYLCMRITKVTENSYYYYLLGEESTGTTPVVRATKSSVTHSESRLLPTCDICSDNNDGNTEAFFLRRSTVPSVPSVTADPICLPCNTTQAECDLRAEATTPAEITTPAPKTTTRGHHGHCRKRHHGHP is encoded by the exons ATGTCGTATAGAAAAGATAACAATCGCTggcaaaatatgatttatttggTATTCGTCTTTTTTACAATGTCTGCAG ATGCTAATTGTCCGGGAGGACTTCCAGCAGATCTACAAAACAGCATGTGGATTGATGGATCAAACACATTAACATTTGGAACCACAACTTTCTCTGGATTTATTTTCACAGACATGGGAACAATATTTGATGCATTTACTTGTATTAGTAACACAGATAATGTATATGTCTTTGG AAGTGATAATAGCGTTTCGACACCATTTAGTGACCCTCATTACTATTATCTGTGTATGAGGATAACGAAAGTAACAGAAAATTCATATTATTATTACTTATTAGGAG AAGAAAGTACTGGTACAACTCCAGTGGTAAGAGCTACAAAGAGTAGCGTCACACATTCTGAATCCCGTTTGCTTCCAACATGTGATATTTGTAGTGACAATAATGACGGAAATACGGAAGCATTTTTTCTGCGAAGATCGACAG TTCCGTCTGTGCCATCAGTGACAGCAGATCCAATTTGTTTACCGTGTAATACGACACAGGCAGAGTGTGATCTCAGAGCAG AAGCAACAACACCTGCTGAAATTACAACGCCTGCACCAAAGACAACAACTCGTGGTCATCACGGTCATTGCAGGAAGAGACATCACGGACATCCTTAG